The following is a genomic window from Gemmatimonadota bacterium.
TCCTGATCATTCTGACAGTTTCATTATTTCAAATTCGCGGTTTCACGGGCGATTTGGCTCCCAAGATAGAGTGGCGCTGGTCTTCTGTTACAGCGATATCCGTGGCGAGGCAATCTTCAGACGGTCCCGATACAGACTATCCTCAATTTTTGGGACCACATCGCAACGCCATCCTCAATGAAATAAAACTGGAATCCGATTGGGATCAAAATCCCCCCAAATTACTCTGGCGCGTACCCGTTGGTGAAGCCTATTCCGCCTTTGCCGTTGTTGGACGCTCTGCCGTGACTCAAGAGCAAAAAGGCGAAAACGAAACCGTGGCCTGTTACGACCTCTTGACCGGAAAAGAGAAATGGCGTCACAGCGCACCTGCGCGATATGAAACCGCGATTGCCGGAATTGGTCCGCGAGCCACGCCAACCATATCGGGCAACCGCGTTTATTCTTTTGGTGCAACAGGCATCCTGACCTGTCTCGATTTAGAAACCGGTCGAGAAATCTGGTCGCGCGATACTGTAAAAGAAACCAATGCGCGCGTTAAAGAATGGGGCATGAGCGGTTCGCCTCTCGTTTTAGACGACAAGGTAATCGTGAGCCCGGGCGGGCCAAACGAGCAATCGCTGATGGCTTATGACAAAGAAACCGGTGCTATTATCTGGGGAAGTGGCCGCGTAAGAGCAGGTCATAGCTCACCCAGTTTGGCCTCTATAGCGGGAATGGATCAAATACTCATTTTTAACAGAGGGCAAGTTGCGGGTCACGATCCAACTTCCGGCAAGTTGCTGTGGGAATATCCCTGGACTGGTGGGATGACGCAACACGTTGCCCAACCCATTCTACTGCCCGGAGACAGCATCTTTGTATCAACAGGTTATGGCATTGGCAGTGAATTGATTCAAATTGCGAAAAACAGTCGGGATAAATTTACTGCCGAACGGATATGGAAAAGCCCTCGTCTCAAAGCCAAATTTGCCAATATGGTCTATAAAGACGGATATATTTACGGACTGGACGACGGCATCCTCGTGTGTTTGGATCTGGCGGATGGGCAGCGCAAATGGAAGCGAGGTCGCTATGGGCACGGACAACTTATTCTCGTAGATGACCTCTTGCTCATCCAGACCGAATCGGGCGATGTCGTCCTCGTCGATGCCTCGCCGATTGAACACAACGAACGCGCGCGCTTCCCCGCCCTGGGCAGCCATACCTGGAATGCCCCCACACTTGCCGCGCCCTATCTCCTCGTGCGAAATGATCGAGAAGCCGCGTGTTATGAACTTTCACTGGCGAATAGACGAATAGACGAATAGACGAACCCCACCCTACCACCCAAAGTCAGTGCGAACTCCATTCGTTAATTCGTTGATTCGTTGATTCGCTCACATCTCCTGTTTCAACGCGGGCAATAGGGGTGCTCGCAGGGCAAAGAAAACAGCTATCGCGCTTGCGATGAGGCCCGTGCCGTATATGATGACAAGCGTGAGAGCCAGCGATCTCCAGGGAATTAACGCACCATAGCTCATAACATGGGGCGCTACTGCAATAAGCGCAGAGACGCTACCAATAGCCAGACCCACGAGCATTAAAAACCCATTCTCCGCGAGCAACATCCGCGACAGCACAGCGCGTCGAAAGCCAAAGGCTCGAAGAACGGCTAATTCACCGCGTCTTTCAATCACATTTCTCAATAGAACAATTCCCAATCCAAGCGTCCCCAACAGCAGACCCAATCCCCCCAGTGTTTGAAAGGTGGAGAGATAGGTATTTTCGACCTCCTGAAAATGAGCGAGTTTTTGCGCTGTGGATACGGCGTCTAACCCGATGTCTTTTAATCGACTTTCCAAAAGCGCAGTAAGCTGAA
Proteins encoded in this region:
- a CDS encoding PQQ-like beta-propeller repeat protein → MPAPLYPKSIRWWPAIAIAALMLIVLSVIWIPERPSRQMQVMPTILVCSVGSILLCLWFFAFSRTSRKIRLRGLSILILLIILTVSLFQIRGFTGDLAPKIEWRWSSVTAISVARQSSDGPDTDYPQFLGPHRNAILNEIKLESDWDQNPPKLLWRVPVGEAYSAFAVVGRSAVTQEQKGENETVACYDLLTGKEKWRHSAPARYETAIAGIGPRATPTISGNRVYSFGATGILTCLDLETGREIWSRDTVKETNARVKEWGMSGSPLVLDDKVIVSPGGPNEQSLMAYDKETGAIIWGSGRVRAGHSSPSLASIAGMDQILIFNRGQVAGHDPTSGKLLWEYPWTGGMTQHVAQPILLPGDSIFVSTGYGIGSELIQIAKNSRDKFTAERIWKSPRLKAKFANMVYKDGYIYGLDDGILVCLDLADGQRKWKRGRYGHGQLILVDDLLLIQTESGDVVLVDASPIEHNERARFPALGSHTWNAPTLAAPYLLVRNDREAACYELSLANRRIDE